One genomic window of Quercus robur chromosome 6, dhQueRobu3.1, whole genome shotgun sequence includes the following:
- the LOC126690545 gene encoding aspartyl protease family protein 1-like: MPSFHSSKLFFFLVLLSLRTCNARSIFTFKMHHRFSDPVKKWSNSTGMLSPAPEKGTVEYYSDLADRDRLLLLRGRKLSDSDASLAFANGNSTFRISSLGFLHYTTVQLGTPGVKFMVALDTGSDLFWVPCECSKCASTEGTVYTSDFELNIYNPKGSSTSKKVTCNSSLCAHRNQCFGAFSDCPYMVSYVSAETSTSGILVEDVLHLTTEDSHQELVEAYITFGCGQVQSGSFLDVAAPNGLLGLGMEKLSVPSILSSKGFTADSFSMCFGRDGVGRISFGDKGSSDQEETPLNLNPSHPTYNITVTQIQVGTTLIDVDFSALFDSGTSFTYLVEPTYTRLVESFHEQTQDRRRQSDPKIPFEYCYDMSPNANASLIPSMSLTMKGESQFTVYDPIIVISTPSELVYCLAIVKGTELNIIGQNFMTGYRVVFDREKFVLGWKKFDCYDIEDQNTFTVKPHATTVPPAVAVGIGNYSTPKSTKETRNSSQSSVAWPAFYNHPFPLACFRFLIILFLLL; this comes from the exons ATGCCTTCTTTCCATTCCTCTaaactcttcttctttctcgTCTTGCTCTCGCTGCGCACCTGCAATGCACGCAGCATCTTCACCTTCAAGATGCACCACCGCTTCTCCGACCCCGTCAAGAAATGGTCCAACTCCACCGGAATGCTCTCTCCGGCACCGGAAAAGGGCACCGTCGAGTACTACTCCGACCTCGCCGACCGCGATCGCCTCCTCCTCCTCCGCGGCCGCAAGCTCTCCGATTCCGACGCATCCCTCGCTTTCGCCAACGGCAACTCCACCTTCCGCATTAGCTCCCTCGGATT TTTGCATTACACGACGGTGCAATTAGGGACGCCAGGAGTGAAGTTTATGGTAGCACTGGACACTGGGAGTGACCTGTTTTGGGTGCCATGTGAATGCAGTAAATGTGCTTCTACTGAGGGCACTGTTTATACTTCT GATTTTGAGCTTAATATATACAACCCTAAAGGGTCATCAACAAGCAAAAAGGTAACCTGCAACAGCAGTCTTTGTGCACACCGTAATCAATGCTTTGGAGCATTCAGTGATTGCCCTTACATGGTCTCTTATGTCTCTGCTGAAACATCTACTTCTGGGATATTGGTAGAGGATGTTCTCCACTTAACAACAGAAGATAGTCATCAGGAACTTGTTGAGGCATATATCACATTTGG CTGTGGACAGGTTCAAAGTGGTTCATTTCTGGACGTTGCAGCTCCCAATGGTTTGCTTGGGCTAGGTATGGAGAAGTTATCAGTTCCTAGCATTTTATCCAGCAAGGGTTTTACAGCAGATTCATTCTCCATGTGCTTTGGACGTGATGGGGTTGGAAGGATCAGTTTTGGAGACAAGGGTAGTTCTGATCAAGAAGAGACACCTCTTAATTTGAACCCATCGCA CCCAACTTATAACATCACTGTTACTCAAATTCAAGTTGGCACAACTCTAATTGATGTGGATTTCAGTGCACTTTTTGATTCTGGGACCTCTTTTACATACTTGGTTGAGCCAACCTACACCAGACTTGTAGAGAGT TTCCATGAACAGACTCAAGATAGGCGGCGACAATCTGATCCAAAGATCCCTTTTGAATATTGTTATGATATGAG TCCTAATGCTAATGCTAGTCTGATACCTAGCATGAGTTTAACTATGAAAGGTGAAAGCCAGTTCACTGTCTATGATCCCATAATTGTCATCTCTACGCCG AGTGAACTTGTTTATTGCCTGGCTATTGTCAAGGGCACAGAACTGAATATAATTGGAC AAAACTTTATGACTGGCTACCGTGTTGTATTTGACCGAGAAAAGTTTGTCTTGGGCTGGAAGAAGTTTGATT GTTATGACATTGAGGATCAAAATACTTTCACAGTAAAACCACATGCTACCACTGTGCCTCCTGCTGTTGCTGTCGGAATAGGTAACTACTCTActccaaaatcaacaaaagagaCCAGGAATAGTTCCCAAAGTTCAGTTGCATGGCCAGCTTTCTATAATCATCCTTTTCCTTTGGCTTGCTTCAGATTCCTCATCATATTGTTTCTATTATTGTAG